The following are encoded together in the Nitrospira sp. genome:
- a CDS encoding HU family DNA-binding protein, with protein MTKEELIAKMAASAGITKVAAGTALEAFTGAVTSSLKKGQRVSLVNFGTFTISKRKARMGRNPRTGQSLRIPAAKVPKFSAGKELRSAVK; from the coding sequence ATGACCAAGGAAGAGTTGATTGCGAAGATGGCCGCTTCGGCAGGAATCACCAAGGTCGCGGCAGGAACTGCGCTTGAAGCGTTTACCGGAGCGGTGACGTCCTCCCTCAAGAAGGGGCAACGAGTCTCCCTTGTCAATTTCGGCACGTTTACGATCTCTAAGCGGAAAGCCCGGATGGGAAGAAACCCAAGAACAGGCCAATCGCTCAGAATTCCGGCTGCCAAGGTACCCAAGTTCTCAGCCGGGAAAGAACTTCGTTCTGCCGTGAAGTAG